A genome region from Baekduia alba includes the following:
- a CDS encoding alcohol dehydrogenase catalytic domain-containing protein, whose product MLAARAYEGETEFRLEDIEVPTAGPGEVVIEVAAAGLAPSLLTFWRMGLLPLLPHTPGHEAAGVVAAVGAGVTEHAAGDRVRMHPNLTCRRCASCLTDRDQLCPACSMIGHGIFGPTGMPLYERYHDGALAEYVLAPAWAVDALPDSVSFEAAAKIHDVAVALRALKLAAPSPGATVVWTAATGAIGPAAVRLAPLFGIRRFIAVGRSGERLDEVRALAPDLVEVVALDRLDTDWETEQGLTRAIRELAPAGVDVVLDFLPEGKGTQQSIAALKVGGTAVIVGGNFDAPATARELVGNCWRILGSRNGSRDDARQVMAWLASGALTIDDLFTHRFALADVGAAVDLLQTRATPAWMTAVHPKR is encoded by the coding sequence GTGCTGGCAGCGCGGGCATACGAAGGCGAGACGGAGTTCCGTCTCGAGGACATCGAGGTGCCGACCGCCGGCCCGGGCGAGGTGGTGATCGAGGTCGCCGCCGCGGGCCTCGCGCCCAGCCTGCTCACGTTCTGGCGGATGGGGCTGCTGCCGCTGCTGCCACATACGCCGGGCCACGAGGCCGCGGGCGTCGTCGCCGCCGTCGGCGCGGGCGTCACCGAGCACGCGGCCGGCGATCGCGTGCGGATGCACCCGAACCTCACGTGCCGGCGGTGCGCGTCCTGCCTCACCGATCGCGACCAGCTCTGCCCCGCGTGCTCGATGATCGGCCACGGGATCTTCGGTCCGACGGGAATGCCGCTCTACGAGCGCTACCACGACGGCGCGCTCGCCGAGTACGTGCTGGCGCCGGCCTGGGCGGTCGATGCCCTGCCCGACTCCGTCTCCTTCGAAGCGGCGGCGAAGATCCACGACGTCGCGGTCGCGCTGCGCGCGCTGAAGCTCGCTGCCCCCTCGCCGGGCGCCACGGTCGTGTGGACCGCCGCGACGGGCGCGATCGGCCCGGCCGCCGTCCGGCTCGCGCCGCTCTTCGGCATCCGCCGCTTCATCGCCGTCGGGCGCTCGGGCGAACGGCTCGACGAGGTCCGCGCGCTCGCACCCGACCTCGTGGAGGTCGTCGCGCTCGACCGCCTCGACACGGACTGGGAGACCGAGCAGGGCCTGACGCGCGCGATCCGGGAGCTGGCGCCCGCCGGCGTCGACGTCGTGCTCGACTTCCTCCCCGAGGGCAAGGGGACCCAGCAGAGCATCGCGGCGCTGAAGGTCGGCGGCACCGCGGTCATCGTCGGGGGCAACTTCGACGCACCGGCCACCGCCCGCGAGCTCGTCGGCAACTGCTGGCGGATCCTGGGCAGCCGCAACGGCTCGCGCGACGACGCACGGCAGGTCATGGCCTGGCTCGCGTCCGGCGCGCTGACGATCGACGACCTCTTCACGCATCGCTTCGCGCTGGCCGACGTCGGCGCGGCGGTCGACCTCCTCCAGACGCGCGCGACGCCGGCCTGGATGACGGCGGTGCATCCGAAGCGCTGA
- a CDS encoding nuclear transport factor 2 family protein, producing MATLDSASAVPAALQALIEKEAIRELLARCFRGSDRELQALAESCHPPDGNINLGIYNGPVSGFFAGTAAFRAPMLAVHHHIGQSTIELDGDAAVGETYVLATYVLPGADGPQTTVLMTRYLDRFEKRGGEWKITDRRVAFDAQLDVPGGPPTMAPEQVWGSRDDSDPSHALFASLAG from the coding sequence ATGGCGACCCTCGACTCTGCATCGGCTGTCCCCGCAGCGCTTCAGGCCCTGATCGAGAAGGAGGCGATCCGCGAGCTGCTCGCCCGCTGCTTCCGCGGCTCCGATCGGGAGCTGCAAGCGCTCGCCGAGTCCTGCCACCCACCGGACGGCAACATCAACCTCGGCATCTACAACGGCCCGGTCAGCGGGTTCTTCGCGGGAACGGCGGCGTTCCGCGCGCCGATGCTCGCGGTCCATCACCACATCGGCCAGTCGACCATCGAGCTCGACGGCGACGCGGCCGTCGGCGAGACGTACGTCCTGGCGACCTACGTGCTGCCCGGTGCCGACGGGCCGCAGACCACGGTCCTGATGACCCGCTACCTCGACCGGTTCGAGAAGCGCGGCGGCGAGTGGAAGATCACCGACCGCCGCGTCGCGTTCGACGCGCAGCTCGACGTCCCCGGCGGCCCGCCGACGATGGCGCCCGAGCAGGTCTGGGGCAGCCGCGACGACAGCGACCCGTCGCACGCGCTCTTCGCCTCGCTCGCAGGCTGA
- a CDS encoding cupin domain-containing protein, with protein MTEGDGHGPSEAEPLAAIEIKHPGGGGAESTEHLFREELFSDGNVWVGVTNAAPAQSGWHHHGDMDTYVYILEGRGVVEYGPGGKVVDDVTPGSVIRIGRGVVHRDINLGPDNLVGFLVRVGQGPNVVNVDGPDPEE; from the coding sequence ATGACCGAAGGTGATGGACACGGCCCCTCCGAGGCCGAGCCCTTGGCCGCGATCGAGATCAAGCATCCCGGGGGTGGCGGCGCGGAGTCGACCGAGCACCTCTTCCGCGAGGAGCTGTTCTCGGACGGGAACGTGTGGGTCGGTGTCACGAACGCGGCGCCGGCGCAGTCCGGGTGGCACCACCACGGCGACATGGACACCTACGTGTACATCCTGGAAGGCCGCGGCGTGGTCGAGTACGGGCCGGGCGGCAAGGTGGTCGACGACGTGACGCCCGGCTCGGTCATCCGGATCGGGCGCGGTGTCGTGCATCGCGACATCAACCTCGGGCCGGACAACCTCGTCGGCTTCCTGGTCCGGGTGGGGCAGGGTCCCAACGTCGTCAACGTCGACGGCCCGGATCCCGAGGAGTAG
- a CDS encoding Ohr family peroxiredoxin, which translates to MSEVVYTAQANVTGGRRGGRGETSDGNLSVALETPGTGGQATNPEQLFAVGYAACFASAVAFTALRQKVETGPVAVDSSVSLLKDGLGAFDLAVELRVTLPAVDADAAVDLVRAAHETCPYSRATRGNLDVALIANGQPV; encoded by the coding sequence ATGAGTGAGGTCGTGTACACGGCCCAGGCCAACGTCACCGGCGGCCGCCGCGGTGGACGCGGCGAGACCTCGGACGGCAACTTGTCGGTTGCCCTGGAGACGCCCGGCACGGGCGGCCAGGCGACGAACCCCGAGCAGCTGTTCGCCGTCGGCTACGCCGCGTGCTTCGCGAGCGCGGTGGCGTTCACCGCGTTGCGGCAGAAGGTCGAGACGGGCCCGGTCGCCGTCGACTCGAGCGTCTCGCTCCTCAAGGACGGGCTCGGCGCGTTCGACCTGGCGGTCGAGCTGCGCGTGACGCTGCCCGCCGTCGATGCCGACGCCGCCGTCGACCTCGTGCGGGCCGCGCACGAGACCTGCCCGTACTCCCGTGCGACGCGCGGGAACCTGGACGTCGCGCTGATCGCCAACGGGCAACCCGTCTGA
- a CDS encoding Crp/Fnr family transcriptional regulator produces the protein MTRPSPPAQAPLCLREHPTSVASAWADSFLADLPAAAADRVLTGARIAYVKAGEVFYRGAFHEDETLTLGLVVDGLLKVVMRSPTGREVTIRYAPTGAFLGLPAVLLAGPAARGDRSLDRWRALGGAARDAVAVRDSVILKLRPTRFREAMVADSDLASRLAVHLAEQLQQALDVLGTDLFLPVRNRVASHLLDLAERQEESLVVRLNHQDIAAAVGSVREVVARVIKSMEREGLVSRVGGIKGYLRLLDPAGLHGVAAMADVALARAD, from the coding sequence GTGACGCGCCCTTCGCCTCCCGCCCAGGCTCCGCTCTGCCTCCGCGAGCACCCGACGTCGGTCGCGTCCGCCTGGGCAGACAGCTTCCTGGCGGACCTGCCCGCAGCGGCGGCCGATCGCGTGCTCACGGGCGCGCGGATCGCGTACGTCAAGGCGGGCGAGGTGTTCTACCGGGGCGCCTTCCACGAGGACGAGACGCTCACGCTGGGGCTCGTCGTCGACGGGCTCCTCAAGGTCGTCATGCGGTCGCCCACCGGGCGCGAGGTGACGATCCGCTACGCGCCGACCGGGGCGTTCCTCGGTCTGCCCGCCGTGCTGCTGGCGGGTCCCGCCGCCCGCGGCGACCGTTCCCTCGACCGCTGGCGCGCGCTCGGCGGCGCGGCTCGCGACGCCGTAGCCGTGCGCGACAGCGTGATCCTCAAGCTTCGCCCGACGCGCTTCCGCGAGGCGATGGTCGCCGACAGCGACCTCGCGTCCCGGCTCGCGGTGCATCTCGCCGAGCAGCTGCAGCAGGCCCTGGACGTCCTGGGCACCGACCTGTTCCTGCCCGTGCGCAACCGCGTGGCGAGCCACCTCCTCGACCTGGCCGAGCGCCAGGAGGAGTCGCTCGTCGTGCGCTTGAACCATCAGGACATCGCGGCCGCGGTCGGATCGGTGCGCGAGGTCGTCGCGCGCGTGATCAAGTCCATGGAGCGCGAAGGGCTCGTCAGCCGCGTGGGCGGCATCAAGGGCTACCTGCGCCTGCTCGACCCGGCAGGGCTGCACGGCGTCGCCGCCATGGCCGACGTCGCGCTCGCGCGCGCCGACTGA
- a CDS encoding alpha/beta hydrolase produces MDFADLVDPELRESLFRVPPGLDPAEDLEGTRRRMLERAPFAGSADQQARVQRTDLTIPGPPDNADGVRVRVYEPRERAAEALPGLLWVHGGGFCGGAVDQDDGLCTSIVDEIGAVIVSVDYRLAPEHPFPAGPEDCYAALRWLFDTAHERGVTRSRIGVAGYSSGAGFAAALALMARDRGECELAFQVLLCPLLDVPHRASSRAIVDPRVRNQPTTDSSWRLYLGDAYDAPPAYAAPARAADLSGLPPAYLAVSQFDVNCEEDIEYARRLLGAGVATELHVFPRGFHGFELLVPDAQISRDAVADRTRALRRALHPSGE; encoded by the coding sequence GTGGACTTCGCCGACCTGGTCGACCCTGAGCTTCGAGAGAGCCTGTTCCGCGTGCCGCCGGGCCTCGACCCGGCCGAGGATCTGGAGGGCACGCGCCGGCGCATGCTCGAGCGCGCGCCGTTCGCCGGAAGCGCCGATCAGCAGGCCCGCGTCCAGCGCACCGACCTCACGATCCCCGGCCCACCCGACAACGCCGACGGCGTTCGGGTGCGCGTCTACGAGCCGCGCGAGCGCGCCGCCGAAGCGCTGCCCGGCCTGCTCTGGGTCCACGGCGGCGGCTTCTGCGGCGGAGCGGTCGACCAGGACGACGGCCTCTGCACCTCGATCGTCGACGAGATCGGCGCGGTCATCGTCTCCGTCGACTACCGGCTCGCGCCCGAGCACCCGTTCCCCGCCGGCCCCGAGGACTGCTACGCGGCGTTGCGCTGGCTCTTCGACACCGCGCACGAGCGCGGCGTGACGCGCTCCCGGATCGGCGTCGCCGGCTACAGCTCCGGTGCCGGGTTCGCGGCCGCACTCGCGCTCATGGCCCGTGACCGGGGCGAGTGCGAGCTCGCGTTCCAGGTGCTGCTCTGCCCCCTGCTCGACGTTCCCCACCGGGCCTCGAGCCGCGCGATCGTCGACCCGCGGGTCCGCAACCAGCCCACCACCGACAGCTCGTGGCGCCTGTATCTCGGCGACGCGTACGACGCGCCCCCGGCCTACGCCGCACCGGCCCGCGCGGCGGACCTCTCCGGCCTGCCCCCGGCCTACCTCGCCGTCAGCCAGTTCGACGTCAACTGCGAGGAGGACATCGAGTACGCGCGCCGCCTGCTCGGGGCGGGCGTCGCCACCGAGCTCCATGTGTTCCCGCGGGGGTTCCACGGCTTCGAGCTGCTGGTCCCGGACGCGCAGATCTCCCGCGACGCGGTCGCCGACCGGACGCGCGCGCTCCGCCGGGCCCTTCACCCGAGTGGGGAGTAG
- a CDS encoding methyltransferase domain-containing protein, producing MQPAEAERFGKEIFDPEARLRWCGALLAGGLPYLWTHKARIPRKIAVEQLELHEGDRVYINGEAVEPMGIADEIREIVGPTGEVVVDDFMEEVRTIAWRGEDPKWEWDYTHGYPDDHFDAVLCVQGVAHAGSWAREGAELVRVLKPGRQIVLGEIAFGVSFHERVAADLHIEYYFEKLFDGINLPFYLPAWEIEDVRDELTGIVEDIDVFRWRGVDLLWGRKPA from the coding sequence ATGCAGCCGGCGGAGGCTGAGCGCTTCGGGAAGGAGATCTTCGATCCCGAGGCGCGCCTGCGCTGGTGCGGCGCGCTGCTGGCCGGCGGCCTGCCGTACCTGTGGACGCACAAGGCCCGCATCCCGCGGAAGATCGCCGTGGAGCAGCTCGAGCTGCATGAGGGCGATCGCGTCTACATCAACGGGGAGGCCGTCGAGCCGATGGGGATCGCGGACGAGATCCGCGAGATCGTGGGGCCCACGGGCGAGGTCGTCGTCGACGACTTCATGGAGGAGGTCCGCACCATCGCGTGGCGCGGCGAGGATCCGAAGTGGGAATGGGACTACACCCACGGCTACCCCGACGACCACTTCGACGCCGTGCTGTGCGTCCAGGGCGTCGCGCACGCCGGCAGCTGGGCCCGCGAAGGGGCCGAGCTCGTCCGGGTCCTCAAGCCCGGGCGCCAGATCGTCCTCGGGGAGATCGCGTTCGGCGTGAGCTTCCATGAGCGCGTCGCCGCCGACCTCCACATCGAGTACTACTTCGAGAAGCTGTTCGATGGGATCAACCTGCCGTTCTACCTGCCGGCGTGGGAGATCGAGGACGTCCGCGACGAGCTCACGGGGATCGTCGAGGACATCGACGTGTTCCGCTGGCGCGGTGTCGATCTCCTCTGGGGCCGCAAGCCGGCCTGA